The Montipora capricornis isolate CH-2021 chromosome 3, ASM3666992v2, whole genome shotgun sequence genome window below encodes:
- the LOC138040452 gene encoding uncharacterized protein, translating to MPLPLKSDNVSLANNCQLAVKRWNQLNAKFKKNPKFFTDYQTFIRDLTSQCAERVPADRLEVQDSKVNYNPHTGVYHPKKPGQICAVFDCSAQYNGVSFNDYLLQSPDFMNDLFGILCRFRQESVALRTDVKSMFHQFVIWEKHRDLLRFFWWLNGDPSKELAEYRMKAHLFGASSSPACAHVGIRRAADNGEEEFGADAPTFIRKNFYVDDGLKSVPTVTEAIHLF from the coding sequence ATGCCACTTCCCTTGAAGTCTGACAATGTGTCTCTTGCCAACAACTGTCAGCTTGCTGTAAAAAGATGGAACCAACTTaatgcaaaattcaaaaagaatCCGAAGTTCTTCACAGACTACCAGACCTTTATAAGGGACCTAACTTCTCAATGTGCAGAAAGAGTCCCTGCTGATCGTCTTGAAGTACAAGATAGCAAAGTTAACTATAATCCTCATACAGGAGTCTACCATCCCAAGAAGCCAGGACAGATATGTGCAGTATTTGACTGTTCAGCGCAGTACAATGGTGTCAGCTTCAATGACTACCTGCTGCAAAGTCCTGATTTTATGAACGATCTTTTCGGGATCCTGTGTCGTTTTCGCCAAGAAAGTGTTGCCTTAAGGACGGACGTAAAGAGCATGTTCCATCAGTTTGTGATCTGGGAAAAACATAGAGACCTATTGCGTTTCTTTTGGTGGCTGAACGGAGACCCGTCAAAGGAATTAGCTGAGTACCGTATGAAAGCTCATCTGTTCGGCGCCAGCAGCTCCCCAGCTTGTGCGCACGTTGGGATCAGACGAGCAGCAGATAATGGTGAAGAAGAATTCGGTGCCGATGCACCTACATTCATACGCAAGAATTTCTATGTAGATGATGGGCTTAAATCTGTGCCAACCGTTACTGAAGCCATACATCTCTTCTGA